A segment of the Toxotes jaculatrix isolate fToxJac2 chromosome 2, fToxJac2.pri, whole genome shotgun sequence genome:
GAAACTGGTAAAACTAAAGATATTACTTCACATTTTCAGCAGCTTAAATTATTTAGTAAATATCAGTGGTGTTGAACGTGTTTGTTCTTCTTTGATTTTTAAAGATGAGAAAGGAAACTGTGACCCGGACCAACTCTTGCAGTGCCCTTTTGACAAGAACCACCAGATCCGGGCTTGCCGCTTCCCCTACCACCTTATAAAGTGCAGGAAGGTGAGTCGAGCACTCGTATTACTGCGACTAATGCTATAATTAACAGGTATGGAAAAGAGTGCAGATTTACATTGCATTAGAGTTCAGTTTAGGTACACTGGAAAAGTCTTCTCTTACAGTGTGCATTATTTTAtactcagttgtcagtttattagctACATCCAGCTAAACCTAATATCCTAACagcagccctgcaataaattcTGCTCTCtaataaattcaaataaattatattaaagAGGGAAGACTAAATATTCGGTACAATTTTGAATGAGCACCTCCCTAAAACAGtttgagcaaaaacaaacataatcaTATAACCCTGTAATCTGcaaacagcagtttgacaaGTTTGTCATGTCTAAAgtatttaccaaaaaaaatcataactaGTAAAAGTCAATTTGCAGATCACCGATATGCAGTAGTTTCATTAACTCAACTGTAAAGTGTATCACACCCTGTATTGCATCCAGTTTGGAAAACACTGTTCAACTTACCTCTATTTCTTACTGATGCAGAATCATCCGAAACTGGCCAGTGAGCTGAAAACCTGCCCTTTTAATGCTCGCCACCTGGTCCCCAAGCATGAGCTGACACACCACACTGAGACCTGTGAGGACAGAATATCTGTGGACCCGGAACATGGTGAGATTTTCACTTAATAACCTCCTGTATCCTGCAGattcacagtctgtgtgtgtgtatgtacacagtGTTTCTGAGTTTGGAAGTCTACTTTATTTACAGCTGGAAGCACAAATGGACATTGTAAATGGCAGGTCCCAGTCAGTACCTGGATAAACCCAAACATGACTGAGGACTGGGACAAAGGTATGATTAATAACCAAAGCTTCATGTTTTTACACTTCGGTTTTTGTaggtattaaaaaaatgtatattgttaattagtgagctttacaGGAGCTGATAGGTGCATTTTGTTACCTCTGCACAAAGCTAAGATAGATGAACACACCGATTTTCAGTGCAGTGTCTGTAAAAGGTAACAGTGTGTCATGTTTTGCAGAGGCTGATGATACTGCTACTCCGTTTGTGTGGGGTGAAAGCACCGCCTTGCATCGAGAGTAAGTGGCTTGCTCCCCAACTCCGCCTCACCTCTTATCACTCATTTGTGCatattttctttgctctttaactgttgtttttttttttttttttgtcttgtctctctgcaggctgGAGATGACGCCTACCAACAATCTTGGCCCAAGTTTTAGAGTACCCAATACCCTCCCATGGTCGGCATTTAAGCCATAATTTGTGCTTACTGTATATCCAAATAGATATTTCATGTAGGCCTCTtatatgtatgcatgcatgcatggaTAATATACTTTTAAATTTGCTCTTAAGTCTTTGTCCACTGaaagtttttaatttgtgtttgtactgtatctAAATTTTCTCATGTAGGATCTAGGTTCCAGAGACCTCATTTTCAGTCACATGATGTGGCAGTTTACCTAAATGCAGAGCATAGTTGCATGTACACACAAGtgcctgatttttcttttcctgcattGCCTTGCATTAATCCCTGCATCAGTAACAAATGGCATTGTTGAAAACTGTGTTCTTGTTATATTAAAggtattttgatttaaaataattttgggTGGCTAATTATGAAAATGGTAAAGGAATTGAATCACGTGTTGCAATGTGCATGGCTTTAAAATATGAGCGGTTTGGCCATAATGTAGGATGACAACGAcgaggagaagaagaagtacccagatcctttacttgagtaaaattATACATTCAATGTTAAAATATTCAGTTACAACACTGAAAAGAAGGTGTTTAGTTCAGCACTTTGTCCTCACAAAAAATACAGTTGGTCAAAGGCTTAAAACAACAGGTCATGTACTAATTGTTGATGAcagttgtaaaaataaaaaaaatctgaatatactggagcaacacacacaaataattatgaaaagagaataaatatgaataataaaaaaagactaTATCAAGAAGAAAGTTATATGATAAATTTCCATAAAAATAttgcaattaaaaataaaagttataaaaggaaaaaacatttaaatgaaaagcaggtacacacactgcaccttcAGATTTTATGATCATTTATAGCAGAGAAGGGTTCAGTCCATCTTGAGGATGCTCTTTCCAAGCAGGGGAGCAACTGCTTAACTGTGTCGTTGCATGGCCACTGGATGGCGCTATGCGTCTGTTCTTTGCTTGAGAAGCATGCTGACTTAATCACTGTCTGGGCCTACTTCCCAGTCCTTTTGATACGTAATTATTATGATTTGATTATCTCCTTTTAATTCAAGTAGCTCCTCCTGATtatcaaacgtttttttttttgttttttttaacgcGGACACCTTCCAGGCACAAAGTAAAAGATCTGGCTGTTGACATGAATTTTTATGTCGAGAAAATTCTCCAGGTGAAAGGAGAGAACTCAAAGTGACGAGTGAGTGTCAGGATAATCCCAGTGCGAGGGCCGCCTGCCAGCGCACTGTCATATCTAAGTGGCATTATTGATTTCATGTGATGACTGTCTATTTTAGTTGTGGCTATTATTGGAAGTGTTCAGACGGGCTCTGTGCTGCCCTGTCACCATCTGTAAGGATATGACTCCTCAGGACAGAGTACGTGCAGAACCTCTAGTCCATGCAGGACCCTTGTATCTATCGAGGAACCACTGCCTCCTCTTAGATGTTCTGTACATACACCGGGTGAGCTCGTTTTGAACTTTTGAACCTATCACTGACTGGGCTTAAATGTCATATCATCCCCATGCTTGCTGTCCAGCAGAGCTCACAGCCCCATGTAGGAACTGATGCTGCCAATTGAACATGACTTGATCTGTGACAGGagttaaaaaaattaaataaaaatccgGACTGAGCCAGTGACATAAATAGCTCCTTAGAGGTTCTCAGATTTCTAAATACTGTGGGTGTTTATCTCTGATATTTTTTGAATATTTCTggaatatgattttttttcttgacatgGAAAAAACGGTCAGAAATGTAGTGGTATCCAATGCTCCGTCTGCTGGTCTCTCATCAGACATAAATCAGAAATTTTAAGGCCCCAAATCTATTTAAGTACATGAAAGGgaagtattttatgttttacaatGTCCAGTTGTGGAAAAAGTATTCCAATAAATTATTTACTACGTaaaaaggcaaggcaaggcaaggcaagtcTATTTGTAAAGCACCTTAAAACAACAAGGCAATTTTACTTGGTTTATATGGGGTTTGTTCAATGTCTAATGCTGTATTTTCTACCAAGATGCCAGAGCAGACCATTTTCCTCTAAAATCAACTGTGGCTATTAATCGGCAACAAAACATGACTGATTGAAACCCTTTCCCCCATTTTGGCAAGAACTCTAAATGCATATTTAAACCCCTGCCAACCAGCAGcataaaatgaaactgaatagTCCTGGTACGTCCTGTTACAGACTGAGTGTCCAGTACACTAGCGAAGAAAAGAACTCGTCAAAGCTGATACTGACTCAAGAACAacttctttccttctcccatTTATTTAAATACTTTTCCAAATATAGGTTTTTAAGGTGACATCAGCCTACAAGACACCAATATGCAATATCTACACTGGTTCTGAATGTCACTTCATATCTATCTCCACAGGAATCTCtttatttaaaactttattttaacaaCAAATCTTGCAATCACGTCACACTGCTCTGATTTTGTTGGGTGAAGAGTCTGAAGTGTTTTAAAGGCTCATGTGTACGTTCAAGATAATACATTCTGGCTCATTTGCGACACAGCAATGAGAAAATATGAGGCTGCTGGTCTCATTGAGATGTGACCCCGGTGAAAATTGTCACACTGGACACTCTCTGCAAACAAGTTTCAGGCACGCACCCCAGGCTTGTCGCCTGCAAGTGAAACCAAAGCCTCTCTGCCCCTCTTGTTTTATAATTGTGACATTCTCATGTTCTCACAGACATAAGAGTCCTGCACAATGTGTGGTGGACAGTTTGAGTTCTGGAGCTGGCCTCTAATCCTGTAACTCTGTCTGAAGCTTGTGATCCTCTATTATCACTGGCATTTCATACTCCACTCAAAGAGCCGCCTTCAGGTTTCTCTCGCTTCCCTTAGTCTCCACTGTGGTAGGCTTTCACAAGAGAACTGTCTTATCTGCACtattgtatatattatatatatcgTATATATTATATCTatcatatatattatatatatcgTATATATTCATATCAGAATAACATCACCCATATAAGTTCTGTAATCAGAGTGATGGTGACTTTATCCAACTGCTCTTGTTACATTAGAAAGGTTATCAAGTCTTCCAACTTAAATATTAAGTTACGTTACAACACCAGACGGATAATTTCAGAATCTGCAACTCAAGAGAAGCATGACACCAGCTGGTTTCTGCTTCAGATAATTTAGCTGTAAGTTACCTATAAATTTGAGAGCGAAAGTTTAATACGATATTGGATCAGATCAGGAACACCACAGTCTACAACTACAACAAATCTACAGgaatacaggaaaaacagaggaaacacttAACACTGCATATTATCTGTGCTGGTACCAGTTTACAACAAGGCGAGACAAAATTTTGAAGGATCTCTAAGGTGCAATTGTTCACAGCCAGGCAACCCAAACCTGTCCATATTAAACAAAAGTTAGCATAAGCATAACTTACTATTCACTGGGCAAAATGCATCGTGCACTGCATGACTGCTATCTTCAGACAAATACATTCAAGTGTAATTGACCCTTCACccattaaaaacagcaaaagataAATGCTAGCAACCACCACCGCAGCTTCCTTGTCAACCACAGATCGATGGGCGAGTAATGTTGGTGGGATGGTCACATGACTTACTACTGTAAAAAAgccttgaaaacaaaaaatatgaacaaatgaaactgactgaaactgagCAGCTCAGTCTGATTATCAAgtctttttctttgcctttgtgttttctcagattATGCCTGATCCTCACTGCTCAGCAGGTGTCCCATGTTTTTAGGGATGGCAGTGTCGACTGTTCAGCCCACCACTTTGGTTCACTTTTCATCCAGAACCGCCATCAGGTCAAAACAATGTCTCCATAATGTCAGTGACAGATTGTCTTTTGTGCTCTTGTTTGATTCCAGCCTATGGTCCTTCATCCTATTGATTTAATCACTCT
Coding sequences within it:
- the zgc:56699 gene encoding gametocyte-specific factor 1, with amino-acid sequence MSTTIRFGTSSGPCRTAAAERAQVAEETDEKGNCDPDQLLQCPFDKNHQIRACRFPYHLIKCRKNHPKLASELKTCPFNARHLVPKHELTHHTETCEDRISVDPEHAGSTNGHCKWQVPVSTWINPNMTEDWDKEADDTATPFVWGESTALHRELEMTPTNNLGPSFRVPNTLPWSAFKP